A window of the Planctomycetia bacterium genome harbors these coding sequences:
- a CDS encoding peroxiredoxin-like family protein, translating into MSEKLQAGGKVPEISLKTVDGGSAKIGGAREGWQLVVVYRGKHCPICKRYLTGLNELIPGYTEAKIEVIAVSADSEEKSKAFADEVKPSFPIAYGLSIDDARRLGLYISNPRSPQETDKPFAEPGLFVVNPKGEAQIVDISNAPFSRPDLGAILNGLKFVQANNYPIRGTA; encoded by the coding sequence TTGAGCGAGAAGCTACAAGCGGGCGGCAAAGTGCCGGAGATCTCGCTGAAAACCGTCGATGGCGGCTCCGCCAAGATCGGTGGCGCGCGCGAAGGATGGCAGTTGGTCGTGGTCTATCGCGGCAAGCACTGCCCGATCTGCAAGCGCTACCTGACCGGCCTGAACGAACTGATTCCGGGATACACCGAGGCGAAGATAGAAGTGATCGCCGTTTCGGCCGATTCGGAGGAGAAGTCGAAAGCGTTCGCCGATGAGGTAAAGCCGAGCTTTCCGATCGCCTACGGCCTCTCGATCGACGACGCCCGCCGACTCGGCCTTTACATCTCGAACCCGCGCTCACCGCAAGAGACCGACAAGCCTTTCGCGGAACCGGGCCTGTTCGTCGTCAATCCAAAAGGCGAGGCGCAAATCGTCGACATTTCGAATGCCCCTTTTTCTCGACCCGATCTTGGCGCGATTCTGAACGGGCTCAAATTCGTTCAGGCGAACAACTATCCGATACGCGGCACTGCCTGA
- a CDS encoding glutathione binding-like protein, which produces MDQLRQHYDPRELEDRLRKLPDRARAARQRQILDQGFEAPFVNDAVLLHEKVLKEMETVLSGQTWLGGQDFSLADIAIVPYVNRLYRLGLGGMWSTRFNVTRWWDATQARPSFETAITAFGSTAYDDDLRKRGIDVWPQVKALLAA; this is translated from the coding sequence GTGGATCAATTGCGCCAGCACTACGATCCGCGCGAGTTGGAGGATCGATTGAGAAAACTTCCCGATCGCGCGCGAGCAGCTCGTCAGCGGCAAATCCTAGATCAGGGATTCGAAGCACCGTTCGTAAATGATGCGGTATTGCTGCATGAAAAGGTCCTGAAGGAGATGGAAACGGTCCTATCTGGACAAACCTGGCTGGGTGGACAGGACTTTTCACTGGCCGACATTGCCATCGTCCCTTATGTGAATAGATTGTACCGCCTCGGTCTTGGCGGCATGTGGTCTACCCGGTTTAACGTGACGCGATGGTGGGATGCGACGCAGGCACGCCCAAGTTTCGAAACGGCGATTACGGCGTTCGGCTCGACCGCCTACGACGATGACTTGCGGAAGCGGGGGATCGACGTCTGGCCTCAAGTCAAGGCATTGTTAGCCGCCTGA
- a CDS encoding DoxX family protein has translation MTKAHSKSATSSTAPRSRGVISSLGRLFETHEAFGRSLTTYVEPVFNVAARIWMGKIFLDSGMARVTNWKSQDFLFAQEYKLGLLSPKVWAIVTTGAELVLPVLLFVGLFTRVPALGLLIMTAFIHFVVGYANDDYLAPYHYVWMLAFGYLFIRGGGPLSIDGLIRRGRN, from the coding sequence ATGACGAAGGCTCATAGTAAGTCCGCGACTTCGAGCACCGCTCCGCGCTCGCGAGGAGTCATCTCATCGCTCGGCCGCTTATTCGAAACCCACGAAGCATTCGGTCGCAGCCTCACGACCTATGTCGAGCCCGTTTTCAATGTCGCCGCTCGCATTTGGATGGGAAAAATATTCCTCGATTCGGGCATGGCGCGCGTGACCAACTGGAAAAGTCAGGATTTCCTGTTCGCCCAGGAATACAAGCTGGGCCTATTGTCGCCGAAAGTCTGGGCAATCGTCACGACGGGTGCCGAGCTCGTACTGCCCGTATTGCTGTTCGTCGGCCTCTTCACTCGCGTGCCGGCACTCGGCCTCCTGATCATGACAGCCTTCATTCACTTTGTCGTCGGTTACGCGAACGATGATTATCTCGCACCCTATCACTATGTGTGGATGCTGGCATTCGGCTATCTTTTCATCCGAGGCGGAGGTCCGCTTTCAATCGACGGACTCATCAGGCGTGGGCGAAATTAG
- a CDS encoding DUF2282 domain-containing protein yields MTKISAIAVASVVAGALALAGTAVAQTQGASGFKCYGISKAGQNDCANAAKTHDCAGQSKTDYHLGEWKAVKDAAECAKLSGVDKPGKGVNPKAPKA; encoded by the coding sequence ATGACAAAGATATCCGCCATCGCCGTCGCGTCGGTCGTCGCCGGCGCGCTCGCGCTCGCAGGTACTGCCGTCGCCCAGACGCAGGGAGCGTCAGGCTTCAAGTGCTACGGCATCTCCAAGGCCGGCCAGAACGACTGCGCCAACGCCGCCAAGACCCACGATTGTGCTGGTCAGTCGAAGACCGACTACCACCTCGGCGAATGGAAGGCGGTGAAAGACGCGGCCGAATGCGCCAAGTTGAGCGGCGTCGATAAGCCCGGCAAGGGCGTGAACCCGAAGGCGCCGAAGGCGTAA